A stretch of the Marinobacter sp. JH2 genome encodes the following:
- a CDS encoding SDR family NAD(P)-dependent oxidoreductase, protein MLIMVTGAACGIGACIIEQAIQSGHSVIAADMNAEGLAKRWENQSAVRCETLDVRDNDQWQALFQRLASEHVKVDVLINGAGVLRSGRTGELDSNDINLTLDVNVKGVIFGTNAAAAHMLSSGYRGHVINIGSLASLCPVPGNAVYATSKFAVRGFSIAAAGDLRRHGIAVSLVGPGQVKTAMLEQQRGDENSALTFASSRALTPEEVAQAVLGPVLKKQPLEYFLPWQDKLLGRLSNAMPTFFLRMTRRAMERGRKNFESESFR, encoded by the coding sequence ATGTTAATAATGGTTACGGGTGCCGCATGCGGCATAGGCGCTTGCATCATTGAGCAAGCGATTCAGAGCGGCCACAGCGTTATCGCCGCCGACATGAACGCAGAGGGGCTCGCCAAGCGGTGGGAAAACCAAAGCGCGGTACGCTGCGAAACGCTCGACGTTCGTGACAACGATCAGTGGCAGGCATTATTCCAACGCCTTGCTTCCGAACACGTAAAAGTAGACGTATTGATCAATGGAGCCGGTGTGCTGCGCAGTGGTCGTACCGGCGAGCTGGACAGCAACGACATCAACCTGACGTTAGACGTGAACGTGAAAGGCGTGATCTTTGGCACCAACGCGGCCGCCGCCCATATGCTGTCCAGCGGCTATCGCGGTCATGTTATTAACATAGGATCACTGGCTTCCTTGTGCCCCGTGCCGGGTAACGCTGTTTACGCCACCAGCAAATTTGCAGTTCGCGGCTTCAGCATTGCGGCCGCCGGCGATCTTCGTCGTCATGGTATTGCGGTGTCGCTGGTCGGGCCGGGGCAGGTCAAAACCGCCATGCTGGAACAGCAACGCGGCGACGAAAATTCCGCACTGACCTTCGCCAGCAGCCGGGCGTTAACGCCGGAGGAAGTCGCTCAGGCAGTGCTGGGGCCGGTTCTAAAAAAACAACCTCTGGAATACTTCCTGCCTTGGCAAGACAAGCTCCTGGGCCGGCTTTCCAACGCGATGCCGACCTTTTTCTTGCGTATGACGCGCCGCGCCATGGAACGTGGCCGCAAAAACTTTGAATCCGAGAG
- a CDS encoding AraC family transcriptional regulator → MTVRRRSIPASFALALYEYLDQRGIDSDALLSVPRPPQDTLLNADLPIELWRQLLECAAQHLDDPQLGLHLGQTIIPRHAGVLGYVIMASQNLGEAIAHFHRYQRLIYDVTPLIVRQDEDAMELVWDAEHGRPGPLVDETAVTALVNFIRRLTFSGLVPKRVDFINATPANMDAYTEYFGCPVRFEQQETVICLAADTLGHPLHTSDPTMLTMLEAQADALLARLPLESPLVDDVRRRIGRLLSEQQPDIGTVAAGMGVSTRTLQRQLASEGTSFLKEVAAVRREVAERYLRETNLGLVDIALVLGYSEHSAFTRSFIRWTGMAPIAYRREGFRS, encoded by the coding sequence ATGACCGTTCGCCGCCGATCTATTCCGGCCAGCTTTGCCCTTGCGCTTTATGAGTATCTTGACCAGCGTGGCATCGACTCTGATGCGCTTTTGTCGGTGCCTAGGCCGCCGCAGGACACCTTATTAAATGCAGACCTGCCGATAGAGCTCTGGCGCCAACTGCTTGAATGTGCCGCGCAGCATTTGGATGACCCACAACTGGGGCTGCACCTCGGACAAACCATCATACCGCGCCATGCGGGGGTGCTCGGCTATGTCATTATGGCGTCTCAAAACCTCGGGGAAGCCATTGCCCACTTCCACCGTTACCAGCGACTGATCTACGATGTTACGCCGTTGATCGTCCGTCAGGATGAGGATGCGATGGAGTTGGTCTGGGATGCGGAGCACGGCCGGCCGGGGCCATTGGTGGATGAAACTGCCGTCACAGCGCTGGTCAATTTCATTCGACGTCTGACTTTTTCGGGTCTCGTGCCGAAGCGAGTGGATTTTATAAATGCCACTCCCGCAAACATGGATGCCTACACCGAATACTTCGGTTGCCCGGTAAGGTTCGAGCAGCAAGAAACCGTGATCTGTTTAGCGGCAGATACCTTGGGTCACCCTCTACATACCTCTGACCCTACGATGCTGACCATGCTGGAAGCCCAGGCTGATGCGCTGTTGGCCCGCTTGCCGCTAGAATCGCCGTTGGTCGATGATGTGCGCCGGCGAATTGGACGACTGTTGTCGGAACAGCAACCTGATATTGGAACCGTCGCCGCCGGCATGGGTGTATCCACGCGCACGCTGCAACGTCAATTAGCGTCGGAAGGCACCAGCTTTCTGAAGGAGGTTGCTGCAGTACGGCGCGAAGTTGCTGAGCGCTACTTGCGGGAAACCAACTTGGGGTTGGTCGATATTGCGCTGGTACTGGGTTATTCGGAGCACAGTGCGTTCACGCGTAGTTTTATCCGATGGACCGGGATGGCGCCGATTGCGTATCGGCGTGAAGGGTTTAGGAGCTAG
- a CDS encoding chemotaxis protein, with translation MSSQAKQSQKLLLFRLFGSRLFGIGTLKIREILPFRRLTRLPHSHHAVIGTATFRDSTVPVIDMSAAVGYPALTKEEQENASIIVTDIQRQEIGFLVRGVQQIIETDWKSVMPPPKALGANVFITGLLDAGGNIIQLLDVELLLAKVYPESLDTQEVMLSDVQSETLGSLNILLVDDSQVARKQLSDVLDSKGIHYHVTTNGSDALEILLKEQDSGHPIEILVSDIEMPGLDGYELAFNVRDNSSLKQPYIILHTSLNSEMSLSYANQVGANEALTKFDAEELLQAMLRGASS, from the coding sequence ATGTCCAGCCAAGCGAAGCAGTCCCAGAAACTTCTGCTGTTCCGCCTGTTCGGTTCTCGACTATTTGGTATCGGTACGCTGAAAATCCGCGAAATACTGCCCTTCCGTCGCTTGACCAGACTGCCCCACAGCCATCATGCGGTGATTGGTACTGCGACTTTTCGAGACTCTACGGTGCCGGTGATTGACATGTCAGCGGCCGTTGGCTATCCGGCTCTCACCAAAGAAGAGCAGGAGAACGCATCTATCATAGTGACTGACATCCAACGGCAGGAAATCGGCTTTTTGGTACGCGGCGTTCAGCAAATTATCGAGACTGACTGGAAAAGCGTGATGCCGCCGCCCAAAGCTCTTGGCGCTAACGTCTTTATTACCGGGCTGCTCGATGCTGGCGGCAATATCATTCAGCTGTTGGACGTGGAACTCTTGTTGGCCAAGGTGTACCCGGAGTCTCTCGACACTCAAGAGGTGATGCTCTCGGATGTGCAGAGTGAAACACTCGGTTCCCTGAATATTCTGCTGGTCGACGACTCCCAGGTCGCCCGTAAGCAACTATCAGATGTTCTCGATAGCAAAGGTATTCACTACCACGTCACCACTAACGGTAGCGACGCACTCGAAATATTGCTCAAAGAACAGGACTCAGGTCATCCCATCGAGATATTAGTCAGCGACATCGAAATGCCGGGGCTGGATGGCTATGAACTGGCGTTCAATGTACGAGATAACTCTTCCCTCAAACAGCCTTACATCATTTTGCACACCTCGCTGAACAGCGAGATGAGCCTTAGCTATGCCAATCAAGTCGGGGCCAACGAGGCCCTAACCAAGTTTGATGCCGAAGAATTACTGCAAGCCATGCTACGGGGAGCTAGCTCCTAA
- a CDS encoding HNH endonuclease has protein sequence MAATQGHGNPRWTREETILALELYFRCEGRVPSKNDERVIELSDTLRKHPFHKESSENPTFRNTDGIVFKLMNLRAAHTGKGLTHVSNMDKEIWEEFGDKPDHVKGLADKIRSLIINPPSHSQDELEEEFSEGGLVTRQHQARERNRNVRKKLLKARRSKGPLECEMCGFKPATANKALEESVFEAHHIVPLAQLDKSSTTLKDMALLCANCHRFIHRAISIEKRWYSIAEAKLLLQ, from the coding sequence ATGGCCGCAACCCAGGGCCACGGCAACCCACGTTGGACCCGTGAAGAAACCATCCTCGCATTAGAACTCTACTTCCGGTGTGAAGGACGCGTGCCATCTAAGAATGATGAGCGGGTGATTGAACTCTCAGATACACTCCGAAAGCATCCCTTTCATAAAGAGTCTTCAGAGAACCCCACCTTTCGTAACACCGACGGGATTGTTTTCAAGCTTATGAACTTAAGAGCTGCTCACACGGGTAAGGGTCTTACCCATGTCTCTAACATGGACAAGGAAATCTGGGAGGAATTTGGCGACAAGCCCGATCATGTTAAAGGCTTGGCCGATAAAATCCGAAGTCTAATAATCAACCCTCCTTCCCATTCCCAAGACGAACTGGAAGAAGAGTTTTCCGAGGGTGGTCTTGTTACTCGCCAGCATCAGGCCCGTGAACGAAACCGGAATGTTCGCAAGAAATTGCTCAAAGCGCGCCGCAGCAAGGGGCCGCTCGAATGCGAAATGTGCGGTTTTAAGCCGGCTACTGCAAATAAAGCACTGGAAGAATCGGTATTTGAGGCCCATCACATTGTTCCTCTGGCGCAGTTAGACAAGTCATCTACTACGCTCAAAGATATGGCCTTGTTATGTGCCAATTGTCATCGCTTCATTCACCGGGCAATTAGCATAGAAAAACGATGGTACAGCATCGCCGAGGCAAAATTATTGCTTCAATAG
- a CDS encoding SOS response-associated peptidase, whose protein sequence is MCGRFNVSDDPLVQGLLDALGIPLRIEPRVNIAPGAKAQIVYETNQGRTLQDAIWSLLIERKPDGTGYRPSPKYSTFNARSGSLGTSPLWKKRFHSQRAIIPASGFHEWTGEKGYKQCYNIHPADSAIAFAGLYELWDFQEEVVPSFTIITLPPHPRFSHIHPKSIPLMLNREDFDMWLDPSLTNTDPFQDLLKTRIRQPLLVEPIKSPATLEQTAQVERIEPD, encoded by the coding sequence ATGTGCGGCCGATTCAACGTATCCGACGACCCCTTAGTCCAGGGCTTGCTCGACGCGCTCGGCATCCCGCTCCGTATAGAACCCCGCGTTAATATCGCCCCCGGAGCCAAAGCCCAGATCGTCTACGAAACCAACCAGGGCCGCACACTGCAAGACGCCATTTGGTCACTGCTCATAGAACGCAAACCAGACGGCACAGGCTACCGCCCCTCGCCAAAGTACAGCACCTTCAACGCCCGATCGGGCAGCCTGGGCACCAGCCCGCTTTGGAAGAAACGCTTTCACAGCCAGCGGGCCATCATACCGGCTAGTGGCTTCCATGAATGGACAGGCGAGAAAGGCTACAAACAGTGCTATAACATCCACCCGGCAGATAGCGCCATAGCCTTTGCTGGCCTGTATGAGTTGTGGGACTTCCAGGAAGAAGTGGTACCGTCGTTCACCATCATTACCCTGCCACCACACCCGAGGTTCAGCCACATCCACCCGAAAAGCATACCGCTCATGCTCAACCGGGAAGACTTCGACATGTGGCTGGACCCAAGCCTGACCAACACAGACCCATTCCAGGACTTACTCAAAACCCGAATCCGACAACCCCTCCTGGTAGAGCCCATAAAATCACCCGCCACCCTAGAGCAAACCGCCCAGGTAGAACGAATCGAGCCGGATTGA